The window GTTCGGGATCGTCTCGCTGGGAACCTTCGGGGTGTACCCCTTGAACTCCACGGGCTCCTCCGTGAGGGGGTAGTCCTTCCGGAGGGGGTGCCCTTCCCAGTCATCGGGCAGGAGGATCCGGGTGAGGTCCGGGTGTCCGACAAACCGGATCCCGAACAGATCCCACAGCTCCCGCTCGAACCAGTTGGCGCCCGCGAAGAGGGGGATCGCCGTGGGGAGCACGGGATCCGAGCCGGGGACCCGGGTCTTCACCCGCAGGCGCTCCCGCCGGCTGAGACTCAGGAGGTGGTAGACCACCTCGAACCGGGGCTCTGTGGGATACCGGTCCCAGGCGGTGAGGTCCGTGAGCATCTCGAACCGCCAGGGGTCCCCCTTCACCGCCGCGAGGGCGTCGAGGAGGGCTTCAGGCCGCACGAGCACCGTCGGGTCTCCCCGGAACCGGTGCACTTCCAGCACCCCTTCTCCCAGGCGCTCCTGGAGGAAGGCCTGCACGGGAGCGGGATCCACCACGTGCATCTTCCTACCCCACCCGGGACGACGCGCGGCGGAGGGTTCCCAGCTTCCCTTGCTCCCGGATCTTCTCCTGGAGCTTCATGAGGCCGTACAGCAAGGCCTCCGGCCGGGGGGGGCAGCCGGCCACGTACACGTCCACGGGCACCACTTTGTCCACGCCCTGCACCAGGGCGTAGTTGTTGTATACCCCGCCGCAGCTGGCGCAGTCGCCCATGGCGATGACCCACTTGGGCTCCAACATCTGCTCGTAGATGTGCCGAAGCACGGGCGCCATCTTCTGGCTCACCCGGCCCGCCACGATCATGAGGTCGGATTGCCGCGGGGAGGCCCGGAAGGCCTCCATCCCGAACCGGGCGATGTCGAACTTGCTGGTGGTGGTGGCGATCATCTCGATGGCGCAGCAGGCGAGTCCGAACTGTACGGGCCACACGGAGGAGCTGCGGGCCCACGCCAGCATGCGGTCCACGGTGGTGGTGAGGACGTTGCGCCGGAGCCCCTCCGCTTCTGCATCCAGATCTACTCTTGCCATTCCAGCCCCCCTCTCGCCCACTCGTAGGCGTAGCCCAGTCCCAGCAGGGCGATGAACACGAGGCCTGCCCACAGGGCAGGCGTTCCGAGTTCCCGCAGCACCAGGGCCCACGGGTACAGGAACACCGCCTCCACATCGAACAGGATGAAGAGCATGGCGATGAGGTAGTAGCGGATGGGCACCCGCTCTCGGGCAGAACCCAAGGGCCACACCCCGCTCTCGTAGGCCTCCAGCTTCTCAGGCGTGGGATAGCGACCCCCCAGGAGGGCGTGGAGCCCGAGAAGCCCCACCGCGAGCCCCGTGGAGATCGCCAGGTGCACCAGGACGGGAACGTATTCCCTCATCTCCATAAAAACGCCGGTGCACGGACGCTCCCGGCTCCGGCGCTTCCTCCCCGCAGGCCCACCGCGAGCCCGCCTTCCTGCTAGATGATGGCAGACCCGGCCCGCGGAATCAACGCCGAGTTCCCGCGGGTCTCCGTCTTCCCCCGCCGGAGACCCGGCGGACCTGCGCCACCGCCTCCGCGGTGGCCCGGATGGCCTCCTCCACCTCCTCCTCCGTGGTCCACCGGCCCAGGGTGAACCGCACGCTCCCCCGGGCCAGGTCCTCCGGGAGTCCGATGGCCCGCAGCACGTGGCTGGGCTCCAAGCTCCCCGCGGTGCAGGCGGAGCCGCTGCTCGCGGCGATGCCCGCGAGGTCCAGGTTCAGGAGCAGGGTCTCGCTCTCCGCGCCCTCGAAGGAGACGTTCACGTTGTTGGGGAGGCGGTCCGTGGGGTGCCCGTTGAGATGGGCTCCCGGAATCTGCAGGAGTCCCTCGATGAGCCGGTCCCGCAGCCGTCGTATCCGCGCCTGCTCTACTTCCCGCTCCTCCAGGGCAATGGCGATGGCCCGGGCAAATCCCACGATCCCCGGGACGTTCTCCGTGCCTGCCCGCCTTCCCCGCTCCTGACTCCCCCCCCGCAGGAGGGAGAGGATTCGGGTGCCCTTGCGGACGTACAGCAACCCCACGCCCTTGGGCCCGTACCGCTTGTGGGCGCTGGCGGAGAGGAGGTCCACGCCCAGCTCATCCACGTGGAGGGGAAGGGCCCCGAAGGACTGGGTGGCGTCCGTGTGCACGAGCACCCCCCGCTCCCGGCAGATGCGGGCGATCTCCGCGATGGGCTGCAGGGTCCCGATCTCGTTGTTGGCGTGCATCACGGACACGAGCACGGTATCATCCCGGAGGGCCCGGCGCACATCCTCCGGATCCACCCGGCCGTAGGGGTCCACGGGCAGGTAGGTGACCTCCCATCCCCGCTCCTCCAGGAACCGGCAGGGCTCCAGCACCGCGTGGTGCTCCACGGCGCTCGTGATGAGGTGCCGCCCCCGGTCCTCGTGGGCCCACGCGACTCCCAAAATTGCCCAGTTGTCGGCCTCCGTGGCTCCGCTGGTGAAGACCACCTCCGAGGGCCGGGCCCCCAGGGCCTGGGCCAGGATCCGGCGGGCTTCATCCACCGCGGCCCGGGCCTCCTGCCCGAAGGCGTGCACGCTGGAGGCGTTCCCGAAACGTTCAGAGAAATACGGTACCATGGCCTCCAGGACCCGGGGGTCGAGGGGCGTGGTGGAGGCATAATCCAGGTAGATCCGTCGCATGGCCAGGCCCATTATACGGCCGCGGCACCCATCTTGCTTACTTCAGGAGGGCGGGATGGGCCATGGGCGGAAGTCGGTGGCGGGATCGGTGCCGGAGGCGACTCCCGCTCCTCCTGGTGGCGGGGCACACGGGGCTGTGCGCCCTGCTGGGTCTCGGGATCTGGAAGGGGCTGCCTTATTCCGCGGCGGTGATCCTGGTGGGGCCTGTCCTGCTGGCAGCCGCCACCTGCGAGCGTCGGATCTACCTCGCCCTCCTCCCCCAGACGGGCGTGGCCACCCTCCTGGGCATCCTCCTCCGGGCCCCCACCCGATCCGAGGCCCTCGTGGCCTTCTTCGGGTTGAGCGTCACCGTGATCCTCCTCTCGGAACTGCTCTTCCGGATCTCCCGAGGCCACCGCGAGACCGAGCGGGCCCTCCGGCGGCGCACGGAGGTGCAGCAGGCCCTCCACAGCACGGCCCTGGGCCTGCTGCAGGGGCATGATGTGGACACCCTCCTGGAGGAGATCCTCCGCCGGGCCTGCGCGCTCCTGAACACCTCCCACGGAGACCTCTTCCTCGTGGAGGGAGACCACCTGCGGTGCCGGGTGGCCCTGGGGGCGCTCCGCTGGATGCAGCAAACCGGATTCCGCATGGCCAAGGGCAGGGGGATCGCGGGCCGGGTTTGGGAAACCGGAAAACCCCTCTTGGTTACGGACTACGGGCGGTGGCGGGAGAGGCTTCCAGATCCCCGCTTAGCGTTCACCCGCCACGCGGTGGGGATCCCGCTCGTGGTGAACCGAGAGGTGAGAGGGGTCGTGGTGGTGGCGCGGGACGCAGACCCTCCCTTCACCCCGGAGGATCTCGCCCTGATGGAGCAGTTCGGGGAACTCGCCTCCCTGGTTCTCCAGAACGCCTCCCTCTACCGGGCGGTGCAGGAGGAGATTCGGCAGCGCCAGGAGGCAGAAGCCCACCTCCGGCAGCGGACCCGCCTGCTGGAGGCCCTGCACCAGGTGACGGAGGGGCTGCTCCAGGCCCTGGACACCGAACGGTTGCTGGAGGCCATCGCCCAGGGGGCCTGCGAACTCCTGCGGACGCCCCACTGCAACCTGTTCCTAGTGGAAGGGGACGCGCTGCGGTGCCGGGTGGCCTACGGGAACGTGGGGTGGATGCGCGCGGAGCCCCTCCGGATCCCCAAGGGGCAGGGGCTTGCGGGCCGGGTGTGGGAGACCGGGCTTCCCGTGGTGGTGGAAGATTACCCCCGCTGGCCGGGCCGTCTCCCGGATCCGAGGTTCCACGGGGTGTATCACTCCGTGGGCGTCCCCATCCTGGTCCAGGGAGAGGTGGCCGGGGTGCTGAACCTGGCCCGGGAGGATCCCCGGGATCCCTTTACGGAGGAAGAGGTGGCGGCCCTCGCCCAATTCGCCCACCTGGCCTCCCTGGTGCTTCACAGCGCGCGGCTGCGGACACAGGCGGAGGCCGCGGCCCGGGAGGTAGAAGCGCAGCGGGCCTTCTACGAGGAGATCCTGAACAACGTGCAGACCGACATCGCGGTCTTCGACCCCCAACTGCGATACGTGTACGTGAACCCCTCCGCCATCCGGGACCCCGAGCTCCGGCAGTGGATCATCGGGCGGGACGACTACGACTACTGCCGCCGCAAGGGACGCGACCCCGCCTTGGCGGCCCGGAGGCAGGAGTATCTGCGCCGGGCCATGGAGGAGAAACGGGTCCTGGAGTACGAGGAGGCGGTTTCCACTCCTTCCGGGGAGGAGCGGTACTTCCTCCGGCGGGTCTGCCCGGTCCTCGACGCGGAGGGCAATGTGGTGCGGCTCATCGGGTACGGGATGGACATCACGGACCGCAAGCGCATGGAGCTGCAGCTCGCCCACATGGCCCTGCACGACGCCCTGACGGGCCTGGCGAACCGCACCCTCTTCCTGGACCACCTGCGGCAGGCCCTGGAGCGCACCCACCGGACCGGTACCCGGGTCGCGGTGCTGTTTCGTGGACCTGGACCGGTTCAAGCTCGTCAACGACAGCCTGGGGCACGCGGCGGGAGACCAACTGTTGGTGGAGGCCAGCAGGCGATTCCAGGAATGCCTGCGGTCCACGGACACCCTGGCGCGGCTTGCAGGGGACGAGTTCGCGGTGCTGGCGGAAGTCCAAGATCCTGCGGATCCGGCAAGGATCGCGGAGCGCCTCATCGAGGCGCTCCGTCCCCCCTTTCTCCTCAACGGGGAGGAGGTCTACATGAGCGCCAGCATCGGGGTGGCGGTCGGGGATTGGACCCGCCGGCCCGAGGACCTCCTCCGGGAGGCGGACACGGCCATGTACCGGGCCAAGGCCGCGGGGCGCAACCGGTACCAGTACTTCGAGGAAGCCATGCACCTGGAAGCCGTCCGCCAGTTGCACCTGGAAGGGGAGATCCGCCGGGCCCTGGAACGGGGAGAGTTCGTCCTCCACTACCAGCCCGTGGTGCGCCTGCAGGATCAGGTGCCCGTGGAGATGGAAGCCCTGATCCGGTGGCGGCACCCCAGGGACGGCCTCCGGCTGCCCGCGGAGTTCCTGGAGGCCGCGGAGCGGGCAGGCCTGGGGCCGACCCTCGGCGCGTGGGTCCTCGGGGAAGCATGCCGACAGGCCCGGGCGTGGGCCACCCGGATCCCGCAATCCCCGGTCGTGGTAAGCGTGAACCTCTCCGCCTCCCAGGTTCAGGATCCCCAGCTCCCCGACCGCCTGACGGCAGCCTTCCAGACCACCGGAGCCTCCCCCCGGACCCTGCGGCTTGAGGTCTCGGAGCGCGTCCTCGCCTCCTTGCCCCCGGAGGCGCTCCACCGGCTCGGGAGGCTAGGTTCCCTCGAACTCGGCGTTCACGTGGACGACTTCCACAACTCCCTCGCTCCGGACCTCCTCCAGTGGCTCCCGATCCGGGCCCTCAAGGTTCCCTGGGCCGTGATCTCCACCTCCCCGGAGCCTCGGCAGGCCGCCCACCGGCTGCTCACCGGGGCACGGGACCGGAGGATCCCGGTGGTGGTGAAGGGCGTCGAGGACCCTCAAGCCCTGGAGGAGGTGGCGGCCATGGGGTTCGAGTACGCGGAGGGGTTCGCCATCGCCCGCCCCATGGACCCGGAGGCCGCCACCGCTTACCTGTTGGGGGTCAACGGGAGGTAACGAGGCGGGCACACCGGAGGGTGTGCCCGCCTGGAGCCGCCGGAACGTCCGAGCCGCCCGCTCCGGCTACCCCCAGAACCTATTCGCTCTCTAAGGCTCGAACTCCTCCCCCACCGCGCAGACCGGCACCACCGCGATCCGGTTCCCTCCCCTCCGGGGCGGACGGCCCCGCCGCCACAGCCCCCTCTCCCACCCGGTGAACCTGGGCCAGCCCTCCTGGACGGCGGCCCTGGCCTGGAGGGGGGAGAGTCCCTCCGTCTCCATGAGGTGGCGCAGGAGCCGGATCTGCTCGATGTCCCGCCAGGAATAAAGCCGGAGCCGCCTCCGACCGCTGCGGACCGGAGCCACAAGTCCCCGCTCCTCCCAACGGCGGAGGGTAGAGGGCCGCAATCCCGTCAAGAGAGACACGATGCCGATGGGGAAGAGTTCCTCCTTGGGATCCGACATGGCCAGCTCCAGGGGACCGTGGGGTTCCGGAGGTCAGTATACCAGGGGGAGGGGGGGTTCAACAGGCGACGTGCGTTCGATCCGGAGATGCGATCATGTGTTCGCCAGATGGATTGGGACCTCCGTTCGTCTCCGGCGGGTGAAGAGGCACCGGGTGCGGTATCCCGCGGCCCAGGCCGCGGCCTCGGCCTGATGGAACGCGTAGCCCACGTGTTCGGGGAGGTGGGCGTCGGAGCTGGTGACGATGGGGACGGCTTGGCGGTGGAGGATCCGGAGGAAATCCGGGGCGGGGTACAGCTCTCCCACGGGTTTCCGCAGTCCCGCGGTACTCACCTCCGCGCACACGCCCGCCCGGGCCATGGCCCGGGCCGCCTCCTCGTACCAAGGGAGGGGGTCCCGGTGGGGCCGGTGTCCGAACACCTTTACCACGTCCGGATGGGCAATGACGTCGAACAGCCCGGTCTGGGCAGCCTCCGCCAGCAGCCGGAAGTACTCCGCGTACACCTCGTCCACAGAGCGGTTCTCCCACTCCGCTCGCTGGTCCGGGATGTCGAATCCCCACCACGCGCCATCCTTCCCGCGCAGCCAGTGCACCCCGCCCAGGGTGAAATCCCAGTCGTAGGCCCGGATCCACCGTTCCAGCTCCCCCTCGCGCCCCGGGCAGTAGTCCCACTCCATCCCGGCCTTGACGGGCAGCCCCTCCGCCCGCGCCCGGTCCAGCAACCGCACGTAGGCATCGAAGTCCCAGTTCCGGCGCTCGGAGACCTCCCGGGCATGGATCCACGAGTTGTCCGGCGGGTAGATGGTGCGGCACTGCACGAAGTTGTGGGCGTGCTCCGTGAGCCCGATCTCCGTGATCCCCACCCGCATGGCCGCTTCCACCAGGCGCGTCAGCCCGTCCCAGGTGAGCCCCACGTTCTCCAGGTGGGTGTGGTAGTCGGGCCTTGGGATCACGGCCGCCCCGTACGGATGCGCTCGGCCCACACCTCCCCCCGGGGGTGGGAGGATCGGTATCGAAGGGCCACCTGCTCGGGGTCGTACCCCTCCGCGATCCGGCGCATCTCCACGTGCCAGCTCCCGTCCCACGTGAGGATGGCGTAGGCGGGTCGGGGGTCGCCGTCCAGGGGGAACCCCACGGACCCCGGATTGACGAGGAGGCGGTCCTGCCAGGGTCGGCGGTACTGCTTGTGGACGTGCCCGTACACCACCAGTCGCGCCCCCGCCTCCTCGAAGATGCGGCGCACCACCTCCTCCGGCGCATCGGGATGAACCGGCTCCTCCACGCTCCACGGGGTGGCGTGCACCAGGTACAGGTCGTGTCCCTCCTCCGGGATCAGGCGGAGGTGGAAGGGCAGATCCGCGAGGTAGAGGAGGTGGTCGTCGCTGAGCTGCTCCAGCGTCCACGCGAGCAGCTCGTCCGCCTCCTGGGATTCCGGGGCCCGGGCGGCCTCCGCGAGGATGGCGTCCGTGTTCCCGAGGATGGCCGCGTATCCGTGGTCCCGGACGAAGTCCAGGCACTGGGCGGGTTCCAGGCCCCCGAAGCAGAGGTCCCCGCCCACCAGCACGTGCTGGAGGCCCGGGACCTCCGCGAGCTCCCGCGCCACGGCCTGGAGGGCGGGGAGGTTCCCGTGGATGTCACAGAGCACCGCCAGCTTCACCCGTCCCCTTCCAGCAACGAGGTGAACCGCCGGAGGATGCGGGCCGTGGCTCCCCACACCACGTGGCCCTGATACCGGTAGAAGTACTGCAGCCTCCCGGAGGGATCCCGCCGGACCTCCACCGCGCGGGGATCCAGGAAGAACGCGAGGGGAATCCGGATGACCTCCGCGATCTCCTCCTCCGCGGGCCGGAGGGGATACGGATGGGGAAGGCGGCCCACGAAGGGCCGGATGAGGAACCCGGAGACCACGGTGCACTCGTCGTCCACCTGTCCGAGTACCTCCACGTCCTCCCGCCGGATGCCCAGCTCCTCCTCCGCCTCCCGGAGGGCCGCGTGGAGCGCGTCCGGATCTTTCTCCTCCACTGCCCCACCGGGAAACGAGATCTGGCCCTTGTGCACCGCCACCCGGTCCGTGCGCCGGGTGAGCAGCACCCAGATCCTCCCGTCCTCCTCGTAGAGGGGAATCAGGACCGCGGCCAGCCGCAGGGACGCGTCCTCCACCGTGCGCGGGACGTAGCCGAGGAGGACTTCCCGGATCCGGGCGAAGGTGACACCCGGGCGGGGTTCCCGGTCGGCGGTGCAGGAAGGATAAGCCCCCATGCCCGTCAGCCGACCGGCCAGGCCCCGGGACCGGTCCGGAGCCGGCGAGCCATCTCGTCCACCGCCTCCTCATCCGGGCCGCCGCCCCGGAAGGGCCGAGCCGCCAGGAGCGTGAGGCGACGCAGGGGGTGATGGCGCGGGAGGAAGGCGGTGAGGTCGAACAGGCCTGCCACCGTCACCATCCCGTAGACCAGCAGGAGGACGAGGAGTACCGCAAGCCAGAACAGGATCACGGCTGCACCTCCGGCAAGATCATACCAAAGCTCCTTCCCATCCCCGGCCGGCCTAAAATGGAGGGGAGTGCCACCACCCGGGAGGATTGGAAAGCCATGGAGGAATCCTCGGGATTGCCCATCGCCCAGTTGCGCATCCACCTTGTGGCGGAGACCCGGTTCGTGCTGAACGCGTGGAACGGAGTCCCGTGGCGGGTGTGGGAGACCACCTCCGCAAGGGACGCGGAGGTCCTCGCGGAGTTCGCGGGCAGGCTGTGCTACCAGAGCTGGCACCGCCCCAATCCCGCCACCGCACGGAACGAGGACTACCTCCGCAACATCCTCGCGCAGGGCCATTTCTCCGTCCTGGAACACGCGGGCTTCACGGTGGTCCTCACGGGGGTCTCCAGGGCCTTCACCCACGAGATGGTCCGGCACCGGCACTTCAGCTACTCCCAGCTCTCCCAGCGGTTCGTGGACGAGGAGCGCGCCGCGGTGGTGGTCCCGCCCCTGTTCCGGGATGATCCGGAAGCCCTCGCGATCCTGGAGGAGGTTCACCGGAAGACGCAGGAGGCGTATGCGCGCCTCGTGCGCCTCGCCCAGCGGAAGCTGGAGGGCCTTGCGGACCGCCGCATGCGACGGAAGCGGGCCCGGGAGGCCGCCCGGTGCGTGCTCCCGAACATGACGGAGACCCACATCGTGATCACCGGAAACCACCGGGCCTGGCGGGAGTTCTTCGAGAAGCGGGGGAGCCTGCACGCGGACGCGGAGATCCGGGAGGTGGCGGTCCGGATCTTCACGGAGGTGGCCCGACCCCTCGCCCCGCACATCTACCAGGATTTCGAGGTGGTGGAACACCGCCTCCCGAACGGGGAAACGGTGCCGATCCTGCGGAGGCAACCGCTCCCCGCCTCCGAGGAGTGAGCTACGGAGCCAGCTCCCGCGTCATGTACAGCAGACGCGAGGCCCCGAAGAGGAACCGGCCCGCCAGAAGCGGCACGCGCCGCTCCGCTCGGAACCCGAGGGACCCGTAGAGCCGAAGGGCGGGCTGGTTTCCCTCCACCACGTAGAGGGCCGCCCGGCGCTTTCCCGCCCGCCGGGCCTCCTCCAGCGCCCGGCGCATCAGGGCCCGGCCCACGCCCCGTCCGCGCACCTGGGGGAGCACCGCCACCGCCTCGATCAGCGCGGTATCCGGCTCCGGTGCCGCACTCCCCATCAGGGCCAGGAGCACGAGGGCCCACAGGGCCCGGGGAAAGGAAAGGTGCCGCCGCAGCACGGGCCAGAGGGGAGCGGGGGAGGAGGATTCCAGGACCAAGGTGAGGGTCCCCACCACCCGTCCGCCCATCTCCGCCACGAAGACCCGCCCGGAGGAGGGAAGGTCCGCGAGGATCCGCGCGACCCTGCGGGGATCCGGCCCGAAGATCCGGCTGAACTTCTCCAGGAATCCACTGGTGAGGATCTCCGCCACGGCCCCGCGATCCTGTGGGGAGGCCGGACGCACGGAGAGGCTGGGCTCGTCCACCGGACACCTCACGGGGTTTTAAGGCCGCGCCCCAGCACGAGGACCAGGAGCACCGTAAGAAGGCCCCCGAGGGCGAGGGCGTGGGAGATCCCGATGGCCGCGCTCAACAGCCCCATGGGGAAGGTCCCCAGGGTGAACATCCCGAAGGCGGTCACGGAGTACAGCCCCATGGCCCGGCCCCGCATCCGGGGATCCACCCGGGTCTGGAGGAGGGTGTTGGCCGCAGCCATGGCCGCGGACTGAAACAGACCCGAAGCCACGAGAAACCCCAGACACACCCAGGGATGCGCGGAGAGGGCGAAGAGGGAGACGCTGAGGCCGAACAGGGCCGCGGAGGAGATCATGAGGCGGTGGGGCCGTCCAGCGTCGGAGCGGGCCACATACCAGGCGGAGAGCACGGTTCCCACGCCCGGGGCGGCCTGCAGCAGCCCCAGCTGGGCGGCGTCCGCGTGCAGCACCTCCCGGGCGAAGGCGGGCATGAGGCGGAAGTAGGGCCGGCCGAAGAAGTTGAGGATCGCCACCGCGGCCAGGACCTCCAGGAGGGTCCGATCCTCCCGGAGGGCACGGAAGGCGTCCACGAGATCCTCCGACACCGATCCGGAGGCAGAGGCCTGGGGCAGGAGGTGCATCCGCAACACCGCGGCCACGACTGCCCCGTAGCTGAGGGCGTTCACCGCGAAGCAGGCGGCCTCCCCCGCCCACGCGATGACCACCCCACCCAGGGAGGGGCCGAGCACACCCGCCCCGTTGAAGGCCACGGAGTTCAGGGTCACCGCCTGCAGCACCTCTTCCTCTTCCACCAGTTCAGGGACCATGGCGTGGCGGGCGGGCATGTCGAAGGACATGAGGAAGGAGTTGAGGCCGCCCAGGAGGATCACGTGCCACACCGTGGCGCGGCCCGTGGCGGTGAGCCCCGCCAGCAGCAGGGCACTCGCCCCGAGCAGGAGGTTGGTCCACACCAGCAGCGTCCGCCGGTTCACCCGATCCGCCACCACCCCGCCGATAGGGGCGAACACCAGCCTTGGGATGGCCTGGGCGAGGGCCAGCAGTCCCAGGTACACGGGAGAGAGGGTGAGGCGGTCCACGAGATATCCGGTGGCCACGAACTGCATCCACGAGCCGGTGTTGGAGACGAACAGGCCGATCCAGAGGAGCCGGAAGTCGCGGTGACGGAGGGGTGCGAGGGGGGTCACGATGGCCGGGATTCCGGTTCGGTGGCCTCCACGGGCTCCTCGATCACCACCTCGTCCACCCCGTCGGTCTCCACCAAGCGCACCGTCACCCGCTCCCGGCTGGAGGTGGGCAGATTCTTCCCCACGTAGTCCGGCCGAATGGGGAGCTCCCGGTGTCCCCGATCCACCAGGACCGCCAGCTGGATGGAGGCGGCGCGTCCGAGGTCCATCAGGGCATCCAGGGCCGCCCGCACCGTGCGCCCCGTGTACAGCACGTCGTCCACCAGCACGATGTCCCGCCCCACCACGGAGAAGGGGATCTCCGTGCGCTGAACCGTGGGAGCCGCGGTGTGGCGGTCGCGGTCGTCCCGGTACAGGGTGATGTCCAACACGCCCACGGGGACCCGAACCCCCTCGATCCGCTCGATGGCCTCCGCCAGCCGCCGGGCCAGGACGTCTCCCCGGGTGCGGATGCCCACGAGGGCCAGGGTGCCCGTCCCCCGGTTCCGCTCGAGGATCTCGTGGGCGATCCGCACGAGGGCGCGGGCGATGGCCTGCGGGTCCATGACTCTGGCCTTCTGCCGCATCCGCATCTCACTTCCCTTTTTCCCTCAGGGCCCGTAATACCTCCTGCAGATCCTCCGGCAACTCCGAGGTGAACACGAGCCGCTCGCCGGTCCGCGGGTGCGTGAGGACCAGCTCACAGGCGTGGAGGAACTGCCGCCTCAGGCCCAGCTCCCCCCGGGATCCGTATACGGGGTCTCCGGCTACAGGATACCCCATGTGCTTGGCGTGTACCCGGACCTGGTGAGTCCGCCCGGTCTGGAGCCGGCAGGCCACCAGGGTGTAGCCTCTGAACCGCTCCAGCACCCAGAAGCTGGTCGTCGCGGGCCGGCCGGTGGGGACCACGGCCATCTCCTTCCGCCGCACCGGGTGGCGGCCGATGGGCGCGGACACCGTCTTCTCCTCCCACGGCACCTCCCCCCGCAGGAGGGCCAGGTAGGTGCGCCGGACCGCGCGGCGCGCAAACTGAGCGGCCAGGGCTACGTGGGCCGCGTCATGCTTCGCCACCACCACTAGGCCCGAGGTGTCCTTGTCCAGCCGGTGGACGATCCCCGGCCGCAGCTCCCCCCCGATCCCGGAGAGCCGATCCAGCCGCGCCAGGAGGGCGTTCACCAAGGTCCCCCGGGGGCGGCCCGCGCCGGGATGTACCGGGATCCCCGCGGGCTTGTCCACCACCGCCAGGTCCTCGTCCTCGTACAGGATCCGCACGGGGAGTTCTTCGGGGACAAGGGCTGGAGGCTGCGGGGAGGGGATCCGAACCTCCACCCCGTCCCCCGCCCGGACCCGGTAACTGGGTCGCACGGTGCGGCCGTGGATCCGGACTTCCCCCGCCTCGATGAGCTGCTGGATGCGGGAGCGGCTGAGGGAGAGGCGGCGGGCGAGGTACACGTCCAGCCGGGTCCCCTCTGCCTCCGGCTCGACGATGATGCGGTGCAGGTCCTCCAGGCGCGTCGACACCCCGGTCTATCGCTCCCCCTGGGCCGAGCGGATCGCGCGCAGGGCCAGCAGCCCCCCGCCGACCACGATGCAGGTGTCCGCCAGGTTGAAGACGGGCCAGTAGGGGAGCTCGATGAAGTCCACC is drawn from Armatimonadota bacterium and contains these coding sequences:
- a CDS encoding RluA family pseudouridine synthase, with the protein product MSTRLEDLHRIIVEPEAEGTRLDVYLARRLSLSRSRIQQLIEAGEVRIHGRTVRPSYRVRAGDGVEVRIPSPQPPALVPEELPVRILYEDEDLAVVDKPAGIPVHPGAGRPRGTLVNALLARLDRLSGIGGELRPGIVHRLDKDTSGLVVVAKHDAAHVALAAQFARRAVRRTYLALLRGEVPWEEKTVSAPIGRHPVRRKEMAVVPTGRPATTSFWVLERFRGYTLVACRLQTGRTHQVRVHAKHMGYPVAGDPVYGSRGELGLRRQFLHACELVLTHPRTGERLVFTSELPEDLQEVLRALREKGK
- a CDS encoding MFS transporter, producing the protein MTPLAPLRHRDFRLLWIGLFVSNTGSWMQFVATGYLVDRLTLSPVYLGLLALAQAIPRLVFAPIGGVVADRVNRRTLLVWTNLLLGASALLLAGLTATGRATVWHVILLGGLNSFLMSFDMPARHAMVPELVEEEEVLQAVTLNSVAFNGAGVLGPSLGGVVIAWAGEAACFAVNALSYGAVVAAVLRMHLLPQASASGSVSEDLVDAFRALREDRTLLEVLAAVAILNFFGRPYFRLMPAFAREVLHADAAQLGLLQAAPGVGTVLSAWYVARSDAGRPHRLMISSAALFGLSVSLFALSAHPWVCLGFLVASGLFQSAAMAAANTLLQTRVDPRMRGRAMGLYSVTAFGMFTLGTFPMGLLSAAIGISHALALGGLLTVLLVLVLGRGLKTP
- a CDS encoding GNAT family N-acetyltransferase, which translates into the protein MDEPSLSVRPASPQDRGAVAEILTSGFLEKFSRIFGPDPRRVARILADLPSSGRVFVAEMGGRVVGTLTLVLESSSPAPLWPVLRRHLSFPRALWALVLLALMGSAAPEPDTALIEAVAVLPQVRGRGVGRALMRRALEEARRAGKRRAALYVVEGNQPALRLYGSLGFRAERRVPLLAGRFLFGASRLLYMTRELAP
- the pyrR gene encoding bifunctional pyr operon transcriptional regulator/uracil phosphoribosyltransferase PyrR, whose product is MRMRQKARVMDPQAIARALVRIAHEILERNRGTGTLALVGIRTRGDVLARRLAEAIERIEGVRVPVGVLDITLYRDDRDRHTAAPTVQRTEIPFSVVGRDIVLVDDVLYTGRTVRAALDALMDLGRAASIQLAVLVDRGHRELPIRPDYVGKNLPTSSRERVTVRLVETDGVDEVVIEEPVEATEPESRPS